The proteins below come from a single Aegilops tauschii subsp. strangulata cultivar AL8/78 chromosome 6, Aet v6.0, whole genome shotgun sequence genomic window:
- the LOC109766738 gene encoding uncharacterized protein, with protein MSRRFVPVGRRILEQNIKARYHAGDIGTEDALHLFDELLQVAGRSSIHAINCLLTVVCRDCPALGVSLFNRVARSKVAPCSITYAILVDCCCRAGRLDLGHTAMGHIIKMGFTADAMITFSHLLKAICAENKTSYAMDIVLRIMPMFNCVPNNFSYNILFKGLCNKRRSQEALELIHMMVQHGGSCQPNVVSYNTVVDGLLKEGEVGKAYTLFSEMLRQGISPDVVTCRSIISGMCKVHAMDKAEEVLQQMLDRRILPYVATYNSLIHGYYLLGQCEEVDRIFKEMSRNGVQPNVVTYTIQMDYLCKSGRCAEARKIFDSMISLGQKPDVYTYSILLHAYAMEKSFHDMHCLIDLMVENGIAPDHHVYNILISACAQEEMVSDVMHIFTKMRQQGLNPNVANYGVVVNLLCSMGRMDDAMYKYNQMITEGLGPDIIVFSTLISGFCSCGAWERAHEIFSEMLNRGIYPDTVFFNIIMDHLCKEGRVMEAQDIFDLMVHMGVKPFVHDYNTLIHGYCLVGKMDEGRKLLDNMCSIGLKPDDFTYSILIDGYSMKGRIDDALIVVRELLDGKVGPSIITFNIMIGALLKGGTKEEAKDLFDGIWAKGLVPDVVTYSLMIQKLIEEGSLQESDDLFLSMEKNGCAADSRMLNAIVRSLLQKGDVPRAGTYLSKVDERSFTLEGSTATLLTAIASGRKGQEYKGLLPEKYHSFLEQDTG; from the coding sequence ATGAGCCGCCGCTTTGTCCCCGTCGGCAGACGCATCTTAGAGCAGAACATCAAGGCTCGATACCACGCCGGAGACATTGGCACCGAGGACGCACTCCACCTGTTTGACGAATTGCTCCAGGTTGCTGGGCGCTCCTCGATCCATGCCATCAACTGCCTCCTCACCGTTGTCTGCCGTGATTGCCCTGCGCTCGGCGTCTCCCTCTTCAACCGCGTCGCAAGGTCCAAGGTGGCGCCCTGCAGTATCACCTATGCCATTCTGGTCGACTGCTGCTGCCGCGCTGGCCGCCTGGACCTTGGACACACTGCCATGGGACACATCATCAAGATGGGATTTACTGCAGATGCTATGATCACTTTCAGCCACCTACTCAAGGCCATCTGTGCAGAGAACAAGACCAGCTATGCAATGGACATCGTACTCCGAATAATGCCCATGTTTAACTGCGTACCCAACAATTTCTCCTACAACATTCTTTTCAAGGGTCTTTGCAACAAAAGGAGAAGCCAAGAGGCTCTTGAGCTGATTCACATGATGGTACAGCATGGAGGTAGCTGCCAACCTAATGTGGTGTCCTATAACACCGTAGTTGATGGCCTGTTGAAAGAGGGTGAGGTGGGCAAAGCTTACACCCTATTTTCTGAAATGCTGCGTCAGGGGATATCACCGGATGTTGTGACCTGTCGTTCCATCATCTCTGGCATGTGCAAGGTTCATGCAATGGACAAGGCTGAGGAGGTTCTTCAACAGATGCTTGATAGAAGAATTCTGCCATATGTTGCCACATATAATAGTCTGATACATGGATATTATTTATTAGGACAGTGCGAAGAGGTGGATCGGATTTTCAAGGAAATGTCTAGAAATGGTGTTCAACCAAATGTTGTAACTTACACTATACAGATGGATTATCTTTGCAAGAGCGGAAGATGCGCAGAAGCTAGGAAGATTTTTGATTCTATGATCAGTTTGGGCCAAAAACCGGATGTTTATACCTACAGTATTCTACTGCATGCGTATGCTATGGAAAAATCTTTTCATGATATGCATTGTCTCATTGATTTGATGGTAGAAAATGGTATTGCACCAGATCATCATGTCTACAACATACTCATATCTGCATGTGCTCAAGAAGAAATGGTTAGTGACGTAATGCATATATTTACAAAAATGCGGCAGCAAGGATTGAACCCTAATGTAGCGAACTATGGAGTGGTTGTAAACTTGCTTTGCAGCATGGGCCGAATGGATGATGCTATGTACAAATACAATCAAATGATAACCGAAGGATTAGGTCCTGATATCATAGTTTTCAGCACCCTTATAAGTGGTTTTTGTTCTTGTGGCGCATGGGAGAGGGCTCATGAAATATTTTCTGAAATGTTGAATCGTGGCATCTATCCTGATACCGTGTTCTTCAACATAATTATGGACCACCTTTGCAAAGAGGGAAGGGTTATGGAAGCCCAGGATATCTTCGACCTGATGGTACACATGGGTGTGAAGCCTTTTGTCCATGATTACAACACACTGATACATGGATACTGTTTAGTTGGTAAGATGGATGAAGGGAGGAAGTTACTTGACAATATGTGCTCAATTGGCTTGAAACCGGATGATTTCACCTATAGCATACTGATTGATGGTTACTCTATGAAGGGAAGGATAGATGATGCATTGATTGTTGTCAGGGAATTGTTGGACGGGAAGGTTGGACCTTCTATTATCACTTTTAATATTATGATTGGTGCGTTGCTTAAAGGTGGTACAAAGGAAGAAGCCAAAGATTTGTTTGATGGTATCTGGGCCAAAGGATTAGTGCCCGATGTTGTTACATATAGCTTAATGATACAAAAACTTATAGAAGAAGGTTCTCTACAAGAGTCTGATGATCTATTCCTTTCTATGGAGAAGAATGGATGTGCTGCCGACTCCCGCATGCTAAATGCAATAGTTAGAAGCTTACTTCAGAAAGGGGATGTGCCCAGGGCTGGGACTTATCTGTCTAAAGTTGATGAGAGGAGCTTCACCCTTGAAGGTTCCACAGCTACCTTGTTGACTGCAATTGCTTCAGGGAGGAAAGGCCAGGAATATAAGGGGTTACTCCCTGAAAAATACCACTCTTTTCTGGAACAGGACACTGGTTGA